The sequence CAAGAACCATAGTATGCGCCAGTTTCTGCAGTGAAAGCGTCCTGCAACTTCACGTAGGTTTAGTGTGATTTCTGAAAATCATTCTGAAAAAACACAGGTTGCCTATATCAGATTTCTTCCTGAATAAACTTACCGTTTCTGATTTCCGAAGACAACAATTCGTAATCATAGGCAGAGCTTTCTTGATATAGGCTAGTCTGCGGATTCTGCAGTTTTTCAAAAGTTTGCGAATTATAAATAACGTTTAGTGCTTCTGATAATGATAGGGATCGATCCTGGATGAGCCACAGAGCCATTTCACTTACAATACATTCTGCGAGGTATTGTTGCTTCGGGTTCATATTGACAGCCCCATCACCTCGTCTGATCGAAATATTCAAACGCTCCGTTTTTTTCTCTATAAAGTCGAATTTGACAATTGATTCGTTTTGCGAACAGATTGCAATCAAATCTTCAACAGTATCATCAAAGGATAGCAGATGTTCTGCACCATAGTGCTTTTGCAGAAACTCTATTCCTTTGAACAAGTTTAGGTAATTAAAAGCCTGTTTGATTGTAAGTTTTTTCGCTTTTGCGAATTCGCTTATAGCAGCTACGGTCCAAGAAATTTGCTTTTCCATGGTTTGGAATACTAAAAAATATTGCCAATCGGACAATGCTTTGTACTTTAAAATACAGATTACTGCGTGAAACTGCAAAGGGCTCCGAACAGGAAGCAAACCGATAAGTAATAGTTCAACAGCTTGAATTTAGTAATGTCCGTAGACAGATATAACCAGAACTTGAACTACATCATCGTGGATTTGGTAGACAAGCCTGTGTTCTTTTGTTATGCGACGAGACCAAGTCTCTTCACTATAATGGCGCAGCTGTTCTACTTGGCCTGTTCCTGTTCGCGGATGTTCTCTTAGCTCATCGAGTAACTTCGCGAGTTTTTTTAAAGCTTGCGGAGCAGACCTTTGAAGATTTTGTAAATCTTCAGTAGCTTTGGGAGTAAAATTTACTTCGTATGGCATAGAATTCTATCCAAAAATTCCTGACCTGATTCATTTGAAAGCATGCGGACTGTTCTGCCACGCTTTGCTGACGCTACTGAATCATCAAGTTTTTTGAAAAATTCCTGCTGGGTCATACGAACCTTCGGTTTGTTGACAGTAACAGATGACACACCCTTTAGCATGGAAATCGCCTGTTTTATCGACTTCAAAAGCGAAGCGTCTTCCACATCGACCACCAATTGCTGAACTGCATTTGCTGAAGTTATCATAAAAAACCTCTTTCTTAAGGAATATACAATTTGAAAACAATCGTTTCAAGGGTAATTCTTCGCATGCTATCTGAAAAAAGACACTACCTACGTGAAGTTGCAGGACGCTTATGTGAGCGAAGTTGGTGTGTACGTTGGTAACTGGAAGGCTATTGGCTATAAGATGGACCCTTCCTCCAATTTCAATTACTCCGAACCCGCTGCAAATACTTCTTGGGATAAGAACACTACTACTCTCAACGCAACTCAGGTTCAGGGTTGGGAAGCAACAAATGTTGCCGCATTGAACGATTGCGGTAACGGTGCAAAGTGGCAGATCTATGTTGAACAGAATGGAACCACTGGTGGTGCAGCTCTGTATGACGCAAAGATTGTTGCTGGCGCAGCAGGCACTGCTTCTGACTGTGAAGTCTTGAATGCAAGCTTCGTCAAGATGGACACCAAAGATAAGTCCATTAATTAGAGGCGATTTCCCCAAAAATTGAAGAAGGCCTCCCATTGGGAGGCCTTCTTCAATTTTTTGAAATGCCTAAATAAAATTTTAAACTCTACCTGTTCAAAATAACCAAAGGCACCCATTTAAAATAGAATGACGCGACAAAACCAGATTCTTCCATAGACCCCATCGGGCGATGGTCTCCTTTTAGAATAAATCGATATTCAGGGTGATTTTTCGCTAATTTCTTTATGAATCTAATAGTATTGCTCTGCCTGGTTAAATAAACGCATTCCGTATTGCTTAAGGAGTTATTTTTGCAAATATTATTCTCGTCATTGACGTGTTGTCCTTCATAAGGTGGATGCGCATCAAGAGTTGTCCAATAAACAAATTTTGGTTTTCCGGACAAAAGAATTTTGTCCAACCAGTTCACAATGCTAGAATCACAAATTCCAGAGAAACCATAACTACACCCCTGCAAAGAAATGTTTAAAAAATGTTCCTTAAACATTAGCGAGTCGAATCCCATATTTCCATAGGAAGACTCTCGATGGTAAAAGTCCCCGTCATACCCATGAATGAACCAGGTTTCAAAACCACGGTCTTTAAATATTTGAGGAATCGTTTTATTTGAAGGATTATCTTTGTCAAAATCTTCCCATTCCGCACCTTGGGTAAATGAGCTAAACCTTGAAGATATGCCGACAAATTCGGCATTTTCATAGGAACCATCAAAACCATTAACAATAAGGTCTGTAAAAGAAATTTTTTGATTCACGCCCCAACTTTCCATAAGAATGAAAACAGTTGGCCGATTAAAATCAAAGATATTGTCTTCTAAATTCCAGATGTCAAAATGATCCTTTGTATCCTTATTCAGTAGTGAACTATGGCTAATCACACCTGGAGTGCAAACTCGCCAAAAAAATTTAGGCACGGAAAATTCCAAAATTGGCTGACGTTGCTGCATTTCATTTGCAACAAAATGTAATCCCAAAATTCCGATTAAAGCCGTTAACGCAAGCCTACATGATAAAAATTTAGGTTTGGATAGTAAAAATCTATAGGAAAAAAACACATTCAAGGCGACAACTATCAACGGAGTCCCAATAAATAGTAGAATTCCCCACCAATAGAAAGACGCAGAATCCCATACATTGCCTAAATCCATTGATAGTGTTGAAAACGAAAAATTTTCTGCAGCGAAAATGGACAACAGTAAATAAAAGAATATTGATAACAGGAATTTTACTTTTATGCAGCTGAAAATAATGGTGAGAATTAAAATAAATCCATAAAATAGGCTGCTTGCATAGGATTCTGGAGTACCGCAAATTAACATATATGCTAAAATTCCCCCAAAGAAAGGAAGCCTATAAGCAATTTTTCCTTGAGGCAAAAGAATCGTTAGCAAAAAGAGAAATACTTCTCCTGACGCCAATCCGTAAGACTCTGGTGAAGCGAATAGTTCCTGAACCAATAAAAGCGGAACAGAGAATAAGATTGCAAGAAATGATATGGAAAGAATGCGTTTCATAAATCAAAAAAGGGAACCCCGAAAGGTTCCCCTACTTTATATTCCCTAATACTTAAATTAGCGAGTCAGCTTCTTGAAGCTCGGAGTCAGAGGATCGCATTTGGATCCTGCGCTATAAACGGCTTCATAAGTAACTGCACCACCGGAAGAAGAGTTGCCAGAAACCTTGATGGACCAAGTAGCATCCTTCGGGCAATCATTCAAGGCTGCGATGGCCTTTGCCTGCCAACCAACTTTTCCAGAAAGACCCACAATGGAAGTTGTTCCATTGGTGCCGGTTTTGAGATCAATGTCATCGTAGGTAAACACGGTGGTATTACCCATCGTATAGCCAATCTTGGCCCAGTTACCAACGTACACGCCAGTTTCAGCAACGTATGCGTCCTGCAACTTCACGTATTCACCGGCTGCGGGGCCGACTTCGGAGGCCTTGGACTTTGCGATCATGCCGAACAGCTTAGGAACTGCAACAGCGGCCAGGATGCCCATGATAACGATCACGACCATCAATTCAATAAGGGTAAAACCTTGCTTCTTCATAGTGTACTCCTTGTTATTGTGACACATTCTTTTGAGATTCACAGCTCTTGAAGCGTTTGTGTTTCAGAGTGTTTACTCTCGTTTACATTGATAAATATACCTCAATTTTTTCGAAAGTCAATAGTTTTGTCAAACTTTTTTGCACTTTTGTCAAAGTTTTTTCACGTTTCTGTCATAGAACTGTCATGAAATTTTACTTTGTACCAAAAGAAGTCTTCCAAAACCGTCTAAATTTCTTAAAAAACGGGGGATTTCCTCAATTTTTTTGATGGACTTAAGTATACAAATATTTTTCATCTGTGTGAGGCATTCATAAAAAAAATGTGAGAAAAAGTTATTCTTATTTGGAATATTGTGAAGTTTTTCACACAATTCCCATTTTACGCTTTCGTTCAAAATGCACTCGATCCGATAAATAGCCCTCAAAAAGTTCTTTTAAACCGCCCTATATCCTGCGAATTCGCATCAAAATATCTTTTAATTTCCATCGGCACGATCGATAGCGCATCAAAATATCTTTTGATTGACTTTGTATCCGACAAAAGCGAATTAAAAGTTCTTTTTATCCACTTTGCATCCGGCAAAAGGGCTTTAAAAGTTCCTTTAATCGGCATCGGCACGATAAATACCGCCTAAAAATTTCTTTTGATTCGCCCTGCATCCGACAAAAGCGGGTTAAAAGCTCTTTTAACCGGCATCGGCACGATAAATAGCCCTCAAAAAGTTCCTTTTAAGCGCCTTGCATCCTGCGAATTCGCATCAAAATATCTTTTAATCCCCTTCGGTACGATAAATAGCGTTCCAGAAGTTCTTTTTAAGCGCCTTGCATCGGATTAATCGAATTTCAGCAATTCCCGGCAAGGGCATAGCCATCGACACCATCCAGCACGCCACATTTTTGACCGCAATTGCTTTCGATAATAAACAGCATGAAAGTTCACCCAGGAACAAATCATCGGATTCCTTGTTATTCCCCCATTCCCTTCTAGAACCAAGAAAAGCTCTTCTTGATTTCACACCAAGGCAATAGTCCGAAATTAGACGAGATTCCGAAACAAGTTCGGAATGATGTTTTACTGGAGTCCTCCTTTATTTTCTATTATATAGTCACTATGAGTGAAAACTGCCTTTTTTGCAAGATTATCAAGGGTGAAATCCCTTCCAAGAAGATTTACGAAGATGACGATGTGTTCGCCTTCTACGATATCGCCCCCCAGGCACCGGTTCATTTCCTGGTGATTCCCAAGAAGCATATTTCCAGCATCATGGATATGCAGGCCGAAGACTGCGAACTGGTGGGTAAGCTTTTGTTCCAGGCTCAGCGTATCGCCAAGGAGCTTGGTCTCGAAGAATCCGGCGCACGTTTCGTGTTCAACTGCAAGGCTGACGCAGGCCAGACCGTTTTCCACATCCATCTGCATGTGGTTGGCGGTCAGGTGATGGGCTGGCCTCCGTTCCCGGCTAAGTAGAATCCGGCCATTCGAGCGGGCTGCGCGATTATGATTGTCAAGTCCCGGGCCATTGTACTGCACCGGTTCCCTTATAGTGATTCCAGCTGGATCGTGAAGGTTTTAACCCAGGAATGCGGCGTGGTTTCGTTTATCGTAAAGGGAGGCAAACGCAAGGAGTCTCCTTTTAAGGGCGCTATGGATCCGCTGTCGCTGTGCGAGGTGGTTTTTAACCAGAATCCACAGAAGGCGGGTGGCGGGGACTTGCAGTTCATAAAGGAAGCGACGCTTCTTGACTGGCATGCGGGTTTAAGGGCGGACCTGATGAATCAGGCGGTGGCCCAGGTGATGACCGAGATTCTGCTGAGGTACGCTCCCCAGGGGGTGCCGCTGCAAGACGAGTTCGAACTGTTGGAACAGGCGCTTAGGGACTTGAATTCTGGCGAAGGCTCCAACGGCGCCGCGACGGAATCGCGGGAAGAACTGCAGCCGCGAAGGGTGCCTTCGGATGAGGTTTTCGCCCGGTGGCTGCTGGATACTTGCGACTTGTGGGGTTACCACCTGGATCTGGATGTCTGCAGCCGTTGCGAACGCCCTCTAGAAGAGCCGGCGGCGGACTTTCACCCGGAAACGGGCGGCTTGATTTGCAAGGCCTGCCTGGGCGTGGATTCTGCCAGGGCCAAGCCCGAAACTTTGCTGGGTTTATGGAAGCTTAGGGGCGGAACTTCCCCCAACTCCCCTGCCCTATCTTTAAAGTCTGCTGGGTTCGCCCGCGTATTCGTAGAAAATGCGCTCCTGGCCTACCTGCGGAATCATATCGGTTTCTTAAAAGAGATTCATTCACTAACGCATTTACAGGAGATTCGGAAATTATGCTCAGTCCAGTCGACATAATGGCAAAGAAAGCCCGTGGTGAAAAGGTTTCAATGATTACGTCTTACGACTACGCTTTCGCGCAAATGGCGGAGGCTGCAGGCGTAGACCAGATTCTTGTTGGCGATAGTCTGGCCAACACCATGTTAGGTTATAAGAAAACCAGCGAGATCGGTATGGCCGAGATGCTGATTTTCGTGGCGGCGGTTTGCCGTGGCGCGCCAAACACCCATGTGGTAGCCGACATGCCGTACCTGAGCGACAAGGATCCGCAAACGGCTTATGACAACGCCCGTCGATTCCTGGATCTGGGAGCCGCTTCGGTAAAGCTGGAAGGTACGCCCGAGGGCGTGATTGAATTTTTGCGTGCCCACGATGTTCCGGTGTGTGCCCATCACGGTTTGCTGCCCCAGACTGCGGCGAACTTCAAGCAGAAGGGTCAGACCGATGAAGAGGCTGCAGCCATCATGGCGGCGGCGAAGTTCACCGACGAACTGGGCTGTTTCGAGATGGTGCTGGAGCATATTCCCGAAGCCTTGGGTACGGCTATCACTCAGCAGGTGAAGGGCGTTACCATCGGCATTGGCGGCGGCAAGTTTACCGACGGACAGGTGCTGGTAATGCACGACGCCCTGGGCATGCACAGTCGCAAGAATCCCCCCTTCGCCCCGAAGTTCGTAGACATGTACACGCTGGGTGTAGAAGGCTTCAAGAAATACATTGACAGTGTGAACGGCAAGTAAGGCCGTCAAACGATTTTGTAACAAAGCAAAAAGCCCCGCTTTTAAAGCGAGGCTTTTCTGCTATTTAGCCGACCCCGAGAGTCTCGGGGTGAACAGCCAGATTACTTCTTCTTGCCCTTCTTAGCAGGCTTCTTTGCGGACTTCTTGGAAGCCTTAGCAGCCTTCTTGGACTTTGCGGGCTTTTCGGCAGCAGGAGCTTCTGCGGCAGGAGCGGCAGCAGGTTCTGCAGGAGCGGCTTCAGCAGCCGGAGCAGGAGCTGCAGGCTGAGCTGCGGGTGCCGGAGCGGCAGCGGGCTGAGCAGCCGGAGTCATTGCGGGTGCCGGAGCTGCTTCAGTCTTCTTGGGCTGCTTTACGTGAGAAGCAAATACAACGCGGTTGTTCTTCGGGTTGCTCTTGGCCTTCTTCTTACCCTTCTTGTCGGTCTTGGGGAGAACCAGGAGCTGAGTATCACCGAAAGCGGCGGCACGAACGTGCTTAGAGGGAACGCCCTTCTTAACCAGGTAGTCTACAACGGCGTCTGCACGCTTCTGAGACATATCCTTGTTCTTTTCAGAAGTTTTCTGGTCATCGGCGTGGCCCTGGATTTCAATGCGCAGGTTATCACGGTGGAGCATGATGCCAGCCAGCTGATCGAGAGCCTTGGTTGCACCCTTATTGAACTTGGCGGTCCCCTTCTTGAAGGTCACCAAAGACTGGAGGTATTCCAGGTCTTCATTCTTGTTAGTGGGGCAGCCATCGCCGTCAACGGCAGCTTCGCTAATGGTCCTGGGGCACAGGTCCTGAGCGTTAACAACGCCGTCACCGTCGTCGTCGAATTCGCAGCCGTTTGCGTCAACCGGAGCAGCTTCGTTAGATCCCGGGCACTTATCCTGAGAATCAACAACGCCATCGCCATCGGTATCCACTTCGCAACCATCTGCACCGACCTTCAGGCCAGGCAGAGTACCCGGGCACTTGTCGACCATGTTGGGAACGCCGTCCTTGTCATCGTCGCCAGAGAGCTTGGCCAGGGAGTCATTGACTGCGGCGACAGAATCAAGTCTTGCTCTGTTCACGGAGTCCGCCACCATGTCAATCACCTTGATGGTGTCAACAGTGGTAATTGTGTCGATCTTGGCGACGGTATCGACCTTGGCAATGGTATCAACCTTGGCAATAGTGTCGACCTTAGCAACAGTATCGATCTTGGTGGTAGTGTCGATGGTTGCCATGATAGAATCCACCTTCACCTTGGCCAGAGAATCGGCACGGACCTGGATCAGGGAGTCTACGTTAACTTCGGGCTTATCCACCTTGCTGCCAAAGCGCCAGACAAAGGAGAGAGAGCCAGAAACAATAGGAGTAGAGGAATACTTGTAGGTATAGACTTCACCATCGCCCACATCATTGCGAACGTCAAAGCCTTCCTTGCCCTTGAGATCCTTGTCAGCAGTAAAGTCCAGGTTCTTGAACATACGTCCGGCAATATCCACACCCAAAGCAATATCCATATTCTTGCCGGCATGGAAACGCACACCCGGTGTAATCAGGAGCGGATCAACCGTAGGATCAATGGGAGCTACGTCATCATCCAGGTGCATTTCGCCGGAGAGTTCCAGGAAGATGTCCAGGAGGCTGATGGGAGAAAAGTTAAAGCCGGTGCTATAGGAAAGAACATCAGACTCATTATGATCCACTACGCGGATATAGCTAGCCTGGGTATTCCAACGGAGAGGAGCACCAACGCTGTTAAAGTCAAAGGTGAAAACGAGACCACCACCAAAGGCAAAGTCACCTGCGGTGTAAGGCTTGGTATCGTGCTTGCTCAGGTACCAAGCGTGACGGGGACGTACACCGGCATCTTCGCTACCGGTGGGAGCATAGAGCTGACCCAGAATAGCGAGTTTGAACAGGGATTCGTCGTTACCGACAGCGCGAACCTTGAACCAGGCTTCCAAATCGCCCAGACCCGGAGAGCGCATATCGGAGTCGCTCAAACGGTCTTCGTGGTCGCCAACAATATCCATGTTAAAAGGAAGGACAACACCCAAGTCCAGCCAATTGGTAAAACCCATGGCCAGATTTACATTTCCGGAAAGAGCTACAGCTTCATCGTTAAGCACAAAACGGTCGCCGTTCTTGTCGTGCATTTCGCCACCGGCAGCCATGGACCAGCAGTCCAGAGATGCATTTCCGCCGAGACCGAACGACACATTCCATTGACCGAGGGTATTGGCACCAATCTGATGCAGACCATCCTGACCACCAGCCATACCGCTCTGTGCGGACGCCATACCGGCAGCCCCAAGCACAAGCAAGGAGCCCGCAAAAATTGAACGCAGTAAACTTGTCTTCATGTTTTCCACCTTAAATTTTTATTGATTGTAGCATAAAATTAACCTAAAAAATGGTTTTTGTCCAAACAGGCCGTCAAAATGTATAGGAAAATTGACAAAAGGTTGTCACAATAGACAATTCTCATTTTTATATTATAAGATATGAAGAATATTGTCATTACCGGCGGCGCAGGCTTTATCGGAAGCCATGTAGTACGCCTTTTCGTGAATAAGTACCCCGAATACAACATCATCAACCTGGACAAGTTGACTTACGCAGGCAATCTGGCCAACCTGAAGGACATCGAAGGCAAGCCTAACTACAAGTTCGTGAAGATGGATATCTGCGACTTCGACGCCTTCTACAAGCTGATGCAGGACGAAAAGATCGACGGTATTATTCACCTGGCCGCAGAAAGCCACGTGGACCGTTCCATCAAGGATCCGTTCACCTTCGCCCGCACAAACGTCATGGGCACCCTGGCTCTGCTCCAGGCCGCAAAGCTTTATTGGGAATCCCTGCCCGAAAAGTACGAGGGCAAGCGCTTCTACCATATTTCTACTGATGAAGTCTACGGTGCCCTCAAGATGAACCATCCGGAAGGTATCGAGCCGCCGTTTACCACCACTGCCTCCAGCTCTGAACACCATCTGGCATACGGTGACGACTTCTTCTACGAAACCACCAAGTATACTCCCCATTCTCCGTATAGTGCATCCAAGGCTGGCTCCGACCATTTCGTCCGCGCCTTCCACGACACCTACGGCATGCCTACCATCGTGACCAACTGCTCCAACAACTATGGCCCCTACCAGTTCCCGGAAAAGTTGATCCCGCTGTTCATCAACAACATTCGTCACAAGAAGCCGCTGCCGGTTTACGGCAAGGGCGAGAACGTTCGCGACTGGCTCTTTGTCGAAGATCACGCCCGCGCTATCGACGTTATCTTCCACAATGGCAAGATTGCCGAAACTTATAATATCGGCGGTTTCAACGAATGGAAGAACATCGACATCATCAAGGTGGTCATCAAGACTGTGGACCGTCTGCTGGGCCGCGCCGAGGGCGAAGACATGGACTTGATCACTTACGTTACCGACCGTCTTGGCCACGACGCCCGCTACGCCATTGATAGTAGTAAGTTGCAGCGCGAGCTCGGCTGGGAACCTTCCCTCCAGTTCGAGGAAGGTATCGAGAAGACCGTGAAGTGGTACTTGGACAACCAGGAATGGCTGGACAATATTACTAGCGGTGAATACGAAAAATATTACGAGAACATGTATAATAGAGTGTAAAGTGTAAAGGTTAAAGTGGAAAGACTTTAACCTTCAACCTTTAACCTTTAACCTAAAAATGACACTCCAGTGTCATTTTTTATTGTTATATTCTCCCTTACTCCCCTGATGGGAGCTGTTGTAAACCAGGGCCTAGGCCGAGACTCCTAGTTAAAGGCTGCCGGACCCTATAAATCAAACTGGAATTAGAATTATGGATTTTTCTGCTGTTATTGCTGAAGAACTGAACCTGGAAGTATGGCGTGTCTCCAAGGCACTTGAATTGATGGACCAGGGTGGTACCATCCCCTTTATCGCCCGCTACCGTAAAGACCAGACGGGCACCCTTAATGAAATTGAACTCCGCGACATCAGCCACCGTCGCGACTATCTGCAGGAACTGGTTGACCGCAAGGAAACCATCCTGAAGAGCATCGAAGAACAGGGCAAGCTTACACCGGAACTGAAGGCTCAGATCGAAGCCTGTAAGGACAAGACCCTGCTGGAAGATATTTACGCCCCCTACAAGCCCAAGAAGCGCACCCGCGCAACCATCGCAAAGGAACTGGGTCTTGAACCGTTGGCTCGCCTCATGTGGGCTCAGGAAGAAACCGGCAACA is a genomic window of Fibrobacter sp. UWH6 containing:
- a CDS encoding DUF3791 domain-containing protein, whose product is MEKQISWTVAAISEFAKAKKLTIKQAFNYLNLFKGIEFLQKHYGAEHLLSFDDTVEDLIAICSQNESIVKFDFIEKKTERLNISIRRGDGAVNMNPKQQYLAECIVSEMALWLIQDRSLSLSEALNVIYNSQTFEKLQNPQTSLYQESSAYDYELLSSEIRNGKFIQEEI
- a CDS encoding Txe/YoeB family addiction module toxin, whose protein sequence is MPYEVNFTPKATEDLQNLQRSAPQALKKLAKLLDELREHPRTGTGQVEQLRHYSEETWSRRITKEHRLVYQIHDDVVQVLVISVYGHY
- a CDS encoding sulfatase-like hydrolase/transferase; translated protein: MKRILSISFLAILFSVPLLLVQELFASPESYGLASGEVFLFLLTILLPQGKIAYRLPFFGGILAYMLICGTPESYASSLFYGFILILTIIFSCIKVKFLLSIFFYLLLSIFAAENFSFSTLSMDLGNVWDSASFYWWGILLFIGTPLIVVALNVFFSYRFLLSKPKFLSCRLALTALIGILGLHFVANEMQQRQPILEFSVPKFFWRVCTPGVISHSSLLNKDTKDHFDIWNLEDNIFDFNRPTVFILMESWGVNQKISFTDLIVNGFDGSYENAEFVGISSRFSSFTQGAEWEDFDKDNPSNKTIPQIFKDRGFETWFIHGYDGDFYHRESSYGNMGFDSLMFKEHFLNISLQGCSYGFSGICDSSIVNWLDKILLSGKPKFVYWTTLDAHPPYEGQHVNDENNICKNNSLSNTECVYLTRQSNTIRFIKKLAKNHPEYRFILKGDHRPMGSMEESGFVASFYFKWVPLVILNR
- a CDS encoding type IV pilin protein produces the protein MKKQGFTLIELMVVIVIMGILAAVAVPKLFGMIAKSKASEVGPAAGEYVKLQDAYVAETGVYVGNWAKIGYTMGNTTVFTYDDIDLKTGTNGTTSIVGLSGKVGWQAKAIAALNDCPKDATWSIKVSGNSSSGGAVTYEAVYSAGSKCDPLTPSFKKLTR
- a CDS encoding histidine triad nucleotide-binding protein gives rise to the protein MSENCLFCKIIKGEIPSKKIYEDDDVFAFYDIAPQAPVHFLVIPKKHISSIMDMQAEDCELVGKLLFQAQRIAKELGLEESGARFVFNCKADAGQTVFHIHLHVVGGQVMGWPPFPAK
- the recO gene encoding DNA repair protein RecO; translated protein: MIVKSRAIVLHRFPYSDSSWIVKVLTQECGVVSFIVKGGKRKESPFKGAMDPLSLCEVVFNQNPQKAGGGDLQFIKEATLLDWHAGLRADLMNQAVAQVMTEILLRYAPQGVPLQDEFELLEQALRDLNSGEGSNGAATESREELQPRRVPSDEVFARWLLDTCDLWGYHLDLDVCSRCERPLEEPAADFHPETGGLICKACLGVDSARAKPETLLGLWKLRGGTSPNSPALSLKSAGFARVFVENALLAYLRNHIGFLKEIHSLTHLQEIRKLCSVQST
- the panB gene encoding 3-methyl-2-oxobutanoate hydroxymethyltransferase, whose protein sequence is MAKKARGEKVSMITSYDYAFAQMAEAAGVDQILVGDSLANTMLGYKKTSEIGMAEMLIFVAAVCRGAPNTHVVADMPYLSDKDPQTAYDNARRFLDLGAASVKLEGTPEGVIEFLRAHDVPVCAHHGLLPQTAANFKQKGQTDEEAAAIMAAAKFTDELGCFEMVLEHIPEALGTAITQQVKGVTIGIGGGKFTDGQVLVMHDALGMHSRKNPPFAPKFVDMYTLGVEGFKKYIDSVNGK
- a CDS encoding OmpA family protein; translation: MKTSLLRSIFAGSLLVLGAAGMASAQSGMAGGQDGLHQIGANTLGQWNVSFGLGGNASLDCWSMAAGGEMHDKNGDRFVLNDEAVALSGNVNLAMGFTNWLDLGVVLPFNMDIVGDHEDRLSDSDMRSPGLGDLEAWFKVRAVGNDESLFKLAILGQLYAPTGSEDAGVRPRHAWYLSKHDTKPYTAGDFAFGGGLVFTFDFNSVGAPLRWNTQASYIRVVDHNESDVLSYSTGFNFSPISLLDIFLELSGEMHLDDDVAPIDPTVDPLLITPGVRFHAGKNMDIALGVDIAGRMFKNLDFTADKDLKGKEGFDVRNDVGDGEVYTYKYSSTPIVSGSLSFVWRFGSKVDKPEVNVDSLIQVRADSLAKVKVDSIMATIDTTTKIDTVAKVDTIAKVDTIAKVDTVAKIDTITTVDTIKVIDMVADSVNRARLDSVAAVNDSLAKLSGDDDKDGVPNMVDKCPGTLPGLKVGADGCEVDTDGDGVVDSQDKCPGSNEAAPVDANGCEFDDDGDGVVNAQDLCPRTISEAAVDGDGCPTNKNEDLEYLQSLVTFKKGTAKFNKGATKALDQLAGIMLHRDNLRIEIQGHADDQKTSEKNKDMSQKRADAVVDYLVKKGVPSKHVRAAAFGDTQLLVLPKTDKKGKKKAKSNPKNNRVVFASHVKQPKKTEAAPAPAMTPAAQPAAAPAPAAQPAAPAPAAEAAPAEPAAAPAAEAPAAEKPAKSKKAAKASKKSAKKPAKKGKKK
- a CDS encoding dTDP-glucose 4,6-dehydratase, whose protein sequence is MKNIVITGGAGFIGSHVVRLFVNKYPEYNIINLDKLTYAGNLANLKDIEGKPNYKFVKMDICDFDAFYKLMQDEKIDGIIHLAAESHVDRSIKDPFTFARTNVMGTLALLQAAKLYWESLPEKYEGKRFYHISTDEVYGALKMNHPEGIEPPFTTTASSSEHHLAYGDDFFYETTKYTPHSPYSASKAGSDHFVRAFHDTYGMPTIVTNCSNNYGPYQFPEKLIPLFINNIRHKKPLPVYGKGENVRDWLFVEDHARAIDVIFHNGKIAETYNIGGFNEWKNIDIIKVVIKTVDRLLGRAEGEDMDLITYVTDRLGHDARYAIDSSKLQRELGWEPSLQFEEGIEKTVKWYLDNQEWLDNITSGEYEKYYENMYNRV